One Fuerstiella marisgermanici DNA window includes the following coding sequences:
- a CDS encoding class I SAM-dependent methyltransferase produces MTETIQGSIYDYPKYYDLLFGSDWKAEFDFLDACFPKHAGRKVKRVFEPACGTGRLLIKMAKSGYEVGGNDLNSKAIDFCNDRLERFGYPRSTVVEDMADFKVKKKFDAAFNLINTFRHLPTENAAQSHLECMAAALNKGGLYALGIHLDPTKGERMEEESWSARRGNLAITSYMWCKGLDRKKRMEHLGITLDIYTPTSHKRIVDHMDYRTYKHAQFKSLLKKVGAFEVAAVYDFSYDIDAPHKITAESEDVVFVLRKI; encoded by the coding sequence ATGACTGAGACAATTCAGGGCAGCATCTACGACTACCCAAAATACTACGACCTGTTATTCGGGTCCGACTGGAAGGCGGAGTTCGACTTTCTGGATGCCTGCTTCCCGAAGCACGCCGGTCGTAAGGTCAAACGTGTGTTTGAGCCCGCCTGTGGCACGGGCCGGTTGCTGATTAAAATGGCGAAGTCTGGCTACGAAGTCGGTGGCAACGACTTAAACTCGAAGGCCATCGACTTCTGTAACGATCGTCTGGAACGCTTTGGTTATCCACGCAGCACGGTTGTGGAAGACATGGCGGACTTCAAAGTGAAAAAGAAGTTCGACGCCGCCTTCAACCTGATCAACACGTTCCGCCACCTGCCAACAGAAAACGCGGCTCAATCGCACCTGGAATGCATGGCCGCCGCGCTTAACAAAGGTGGACTTTATGCGCTTGGCATTCACCTTGACCCAACCAAGGGTGAACGCATGGAAGAAGAAAGCTGGTCCGCTCGCCGAGGCAATCTGGCCATCACATCGTACATGTGGTGCAAGGGCCTTGACCGCAAAAAGCGAATGGAGCACCTCGGCATCACCCTTGATATCTACACGCCCACCAGCCACAAGCGAATCGTCGATCACATGGACTACCGCACGTATAAGCATGCTCAGTTCAAATCGTTGCTGAAAAAAGTGGGAGCATTTGAAGTAGCGGCCGTCTACGACTTCAGCTACGACATTGATGCGCCGCATAAAATCACCGCGGAATCCGAAGACGTCGTTTTTGTACTGCGAAAGATATGA
- the prfA gene encoding peptide chain release factor 1, whose translation MFPSLEQKLARYEELEKQLLDPDVLADIDKMLGIQKEMGGLAKIATAVREYHTLEGDIEAAQMMVDEETDADSKAYAKEELDGLIARRDAMAEELEDLATSGDSITRGSCIMEIRAGTGGDEAALFAKDLYDMYMRYCEQNAWKVELLEFNATELGGIKEAVCSISGEGAFHSLQFESGGHRVQRVPETETQGRVHTSAATVAVLPEATDIEVEIDPEDLQIDTMRAGGPGGQKVNKTESAVRMTHLPTGIVVKIQDEKSQHKNRAKAMRVLKSRILEARQDAVDAERAEARRTLVGSGDRSQRIRTYNFPQNRITDHRCGLSIHKLDRIIQGEMTELIDGLLEFDRQERLKGNAKD comes from the coding sequence ATGTTTCCCAGCCTCGAACAAAAACTTGCTCGCTACGAAGAGCTGGAAAAACAGCTTTTAGATCCGGACGTTCTGGCTGACATCGACAAGATGCTGGGCATCCAGAAAGAAATGGGCGGCCTTGCCAAGATCGCCACGGCGGTACGCGAATACCACACGCTGGAAGGCGACATCGAAGCCGCTCAGATGATGGTCGACGAGGAAACCGACGCGGATTCTAAAGCCTACGCCAAAGAAGAACTCGACGGCCTGATCGCTCGTCGAGACGCGATGGCGGAAGAACTGGAAGACCTCGCGACCTCAGGCGATTCCATCACGCGTGGTTCGTGCATCATGGAAATTCGAGCGGGCACCGGCGGCGACGAAGCGGCTCTGTTTGCCAAAGACCTGTACGACATGTACATGCGGTACTGCGAACAGAACGCGTGGAAGGTTGAACTTCTCGAATTCAACGCCACAGAATTAGGCGGCATCAAAGAAGCCGTCTGTTCCATCAGCGGCGAAGGCGCGTTTCATTCTCTGCAGTTTGAAAGCGGAGGACATCGTGTTCAGCGGGTTCCCGAAACGGAAACTCAGGGCCGAGTTCACACCAGCGCTGCGACGGTGGCTGTGCTGCCGGAAGCGACGGATATCGAAGTCGAGATTGATCCGGAAGACCTGCAGATCGACACGATGCGAGCGGGCGGTCCCGGCGGTCAGAAAGTGAACAAGACCGAAAGCGCCGTCCGGATGACGCATCTTCCCACCGGCATTGTGGTGAAGATTCAGGATGAGAAAAGTCAGCATAAGAACCGAGCGAAGGCGATGCGAGTTCTCAAAAGCCGCATCCTGGAAGCTCGACAGGACGCTGTCGACGCCGAACGCGCAGAAGCCCGGCGGACGCTGGTGGGTTCAGGCGACCGCAGCCAGCGCATTCGCACTTACAACTTTCCTCAAAACCGAATCACCGATCACCGCTGTGGCTTGTCGATCCACAAACTGGATCGAATTATTCAGGGCGAGATGACAGAATTGATAGACGGACTGCTTGAGTTCGACCGACAGGAACGGCTGAAAGGCAACGCTAAAGACTGA
- the murA gene encoding UDP-N-acetylglucosamine 1-carboxyvinyltransferase → MDMLVIQGGAALQGDVTVEGAKNAALPIMAAALAVRGDVRLGCVPDLVDVHTMTQLLQSLGAEVDRSTPNSAVINADNAQGHVADYELVRRMRASICVLGPLLARHGRARVSLPGGCNIGHRPIDLHLKGLAALGADLRIEAGYVIATAAQLRGAEVDLSGPHGSTVTGTCNVMVAAALAKGQTVIRSAACEPEVVDVGRFLINAGAKISGLGTPVVEIEGVDSLTGSAHKILPDRIEAATFAIAATATHGSIRLKNVRPSDLTSVTNALSAMDVEVSSTVDELRISTPRQLKPANITARPFPGIPTDTQAQFMALLATIRGRSVVTDGVFPDRFMHASELLRMGAHIRRVGASAVVTGGTRLSGASVMASDLRASAALVIAALTADGESQIRRIYHLDRGYAGLETKLNALGANVRRESDRQQPSAVKAPHYSSQSARQRTDS, encoded by the coding sequence ATGGATATGCTCGTCATTCAGGGAGGTGCGGCGCTGCAGGGCGATGTGACGGTGGAAGGTGCCAAGAACGCCGCTCTTCCCATCATGGCCGCCGCGTTAGCTGTGCGAGGCGACGTGCGATTGGGCTGCGTGCCGGACCTTGTCGACGTGCACACGATGACTCAGTTGCTGCAAAGCCTTGGCGCGGAGGTGGATCGATCAACCCCCAATTCTGCAGTCATCAATGCTGACAACGCACAGGGCCACGTCGCCGATTACGAATTAGTCCGACGCATGCGTGCCAGCATTTGCGTACTCGGGCCGTTGCTGGCACGGCACGGGCGGGCTCGAGTTTCTCTGCCGGGCGGCTGCAATATCGGGCATCGGCCGATCGATTTGCATCTTAAAGGATTGGCGGCATTGGGAGCAGATCTGCGGATCGAAGCGGGCTACGTTATTGCGACAGCCGCGCAACTTCGCGGCGCGGAAGTTGATCTGTCGGGACCGCACGGCAGCACCGTCACAGGCACCTGCAACGTGATGGTCGCCGCAGCGTTGGCGAAGGGCCAGACCGTCATTCGATCGGCGGCATGTGAGCCGGAGGTCGTCGACGTCGGCAGGTTCCTGATCAACGCTGGGGCGAAGATTTCTGGACTCGGTACCCCCGTCGTTGAGATCGAAGGTGTCGATAGCCTCACGGGCAGTGCTCACAAAATTCTGCCCGACAGAATCGAAGCCGCCACGTTTGCAATTGCTGCAACCGCGACGCATGGCAGCATTCGATTAAAAAATGTGAGACCTTCTGATCTAACCAGCGTCACGAATGCATTGAGTGCGATGGACGTTGAGGTTTCTTCCACAGTTGACGAACTTCGGATTTCAACACCACGTCAACTAAAGCCCGCCAACATCACGGCCCGGCCGTTTCCAGGCATACCAACGGACACTCAAGCGCAATTTATGGCGCTATTGGCGACGATCCGAGGCCGCAGTGTGGTCACTGATGGAGTGTTCCCTGACCGCTTTATGCACGCTTCGGAACTGCTGCGGATGGGCGCACACATTCGTCGTGTTGGAGCGTCAGCGGTTGTGACCGGAGGCACTCGGCTATCCGGAGCCAGCGTCATGGCGTCCGATTTGCGAGCCAGCGCGGCGCTGGTGATTGCAGCATTGACGGCAGACGGAGAAAGCCAGATCCGCCGCATCTATCATCTGGATCGCGGCTACGCAGGACTCGAGACAAAACTTAACGCTCTGGGAGCGAACGTGCGGCGTGAGTCGGACCGGCAACAGCCATCCGCCGTCAAAGCTCCTCACTATTCATCGCAGTCCGCACGACAGCGAACGGATTCCTGA
- a CDS encoding cation:proton antiporter: MTESEKILVALSGIFVLGIGSQWVASRLKVPSILLLLLTGILAGPVFNLVNPGQLLGDLLLPLVSLCVGIVLFEGSLSLRIKDLRQIGRPLIMLLTVGVLITWVTCTLAAWWILDFNVSLALLIGAILTVTGPTVVGPMLQHIRPIGQAGPIARWEGIVVDPIGAVLAVLVFSVYRPVQNADFDGAAWTATVGFLKTMFAGSAIGVAAALLLIVMLRRHWITDHLQSSFTLMIVVAAFTCANLIKHESGLVTVTVMGVILANQHVASMRHIIEFKENLSVLLISSLFILLSARLELRQFEKLGWRGPAFVAFVILVSRPLSVMVSTIGAGLKIQERLFLSWLAPRGIVAAAVASVFALELAGEDKLVAATFLVIIGTVITYGSTAAWAARKLGLSVADPQGVLIGSAHPASRAIAVALQEAGVTVRLVDRNPQHLSMARMEGLSTFYGDMLSDSMHEELDISGIGRFLSMTPNDEVNSLAASHFTERFGRSNVYRLSAPPERSKRREKSAEVLKGRVLFSNEATYHYLDQRFEAGAIMKATPLTDEFGYEEFRDRYGDAALVMFVLEGDQVTVVSTDLEPVFRPGQTLIALVDH; this comes from the coding sequence GTGACCGAAAGCGAAAAGATTTTAGTAGCCCTCTCCGGCATTTTCGTGCTGGGGATCGGCAGCCAATGGGTGGCGTCTCGACTTAAAGTGCCATCCATCTTGCTATTGCTGCTGACGGGAATTCTGGCCGGTCCGGTCTTCAATCTCGTCAATCCGGGCCAACTGCTGGGCGACTTGCTGTTGCCACTGGTTTCGCTGTGTGTGGGGATTGTGCTGTTCGAAGGCAGCCTCAGTTTACGCATTAAAGATCTACGGCAAATCGGGCGACCGTTGATCATGCTTTTGACCGTTGGCGTGCTGATCACCTGGGTCACCTGCACTTTGGCGGCGTGGTGGATTCTGGATTTCAACGTTTCGTTAGCGCTGCTGATCGGCGCGATTCTTACGGTGACCGGCCCGACCGTTGTGGGGCCGATGTTGCAGCACATTCGGCCCATTGGTCAGGCTGGACCGATCGCTCGCTGGGAAGGAATTGTTGTCGATCCCATCGGTGCCGTTCTGGCGGTGCTGGTTTTTTCTGTTTATCGGCCGGTTCAGAATGCCGATTTTGACGGCGCCGCATGGACAGCGACGGTTGGCTTTCTGAAAACGATGTTCGCCGGCAGCGCGATCGGCGTTGCGGCGGCGCTACTGCTGATAGTGATGTTGCGCAGGCACTGGATTACTGACCACCTGCAAAGTTCGTTCACGCTGATGATTGTCGTCGCGGCCTTCACTTGTGCGAATTTGATCAAACACGAATCAGGTCTTGTCACGGTGACGGTCATGGGAGTCATCCTGGCCAATCAGCACGTGGCGTCGATGCGACATATCATCGAATTCAAAGAAAACCTAAGCGTGCTGCTGATCTCCAGCCTGTTCATTCTTCTCTCTGCACGGCTGGAACTGCGTCAGTTTGAAAAGCTTGGCTGGCGCGGGCCAGCGTTTGTGGCATTCGTGATTTTGGTGTCTCGCCCGTTAAGCGTTATGGTGTCGACCATTGGTGCGGGCCTGAAAATTCAGGAGCGACTGTTCTTGTCGTGGCTGGCACCTCGAGGAATCGTGGCGGCGGCCGTGGCGTCCGTGTTTGCTCTGGAACTGGCCGGCGAAGACAAGCTGGTGGCCGCTACCTTTTTGGTGATCATCGGCACCGTCATCACCTACGGATCGACCGCTGCCTGGGCGGCTCGCAAACTGGGACTTAGCGTCGCCGACCCGCAGGGAGTGCTCATCGGCAGTGCTCATCCAGCGTCGCGAGCCATCGCGGTGGCGCTACAGGAAGCGGGCGTGACCGTGCGGTTGGTGGATCGCAATCCACAACATCTGAGCATGGCTCGCATGGAAGGTCTGTCGACTTTTTACGGCGACATGCTGTCAGATTCGATGCATGAAGAACTGGACATCAGCGGCATCGGGCGTTTTCTGTCGATGACGCCGAACGATGAAGTCAACAGTCTGGCGGCCAGCCACTTTACAGAACGGTTTGGCCGTTCCAATGTGTATCGCTTAAGCGCCCCGCCTGAACGCAGCAAGCGTCGCGAAAAGTCTGCGGAGGTATTGAAGGGCCGCGTGTTGTTTTCCAACGAAGCAACCTACCACTACCTGGACCAGCGATTTGAAGCTGGCGCCATCATGAAGGCGACACCGCTGACGGACGAGTTCGGATACGAAGAGTTTCGCGACCGCTATGGCGACGCGGCATTGGTGATGTTTGTTCTGGAAGGTGATCAGGTAACAGTCGTCTCGACCGACCTGGAACCAGTGTTCAGACCGGGCCAGACACTGATCGCCCTGGTCGATCATTAG
- a CDS encoding glycosyltransferase family 4 protein has translation MRIAIITAGGAGMFCGSCMQDNTLARTLRLAGEDAVLVPTYTPITVDEEDVSVDRVFLGGVNVYLDSVLPGWRRLPGWMTSWLNRPSIIRGLTKFGGGTEASKLGSLTLDMLKGDAGPQRREIHEFVNYLCDELKPDVIIFSNALLSGVLTELRPRFNGRILCLLQGDDIFLEGLTAKWKPRVMKQLQANCQLFDGFLTHSRFYRHFMAGYLNVPVEKFRQIPLSIDPADVVPHPPPETVDRAASVDRKIRVGFFARICREKGVQNFLTASKHVLTEFPNTEFAVAGYLPAESTQWFEGLLAEASAVAPGRVHWLGSPAGRSEKFRIYSSFDLLCVPTDYHEPKGLYVLEAGLAGVPSLLPNHGAFPELVEALGHGTLYDATTESGLVEGLQQHLARTPNNSATLPQRVYAAFAMQATAEQLVETIRSL, from the coding sequence ATGAGAATTGCCATCATCACGGCTGGCGGTGCAGGCATGTTTTGCGGCTCATGCATGCAGGACAACACGCTCGCTCGCACATTGCGACTGGCCGGTGAAGACGCCGTTCTGGTTCCGACTTACACGCCAATCACGGTCGACGAAGAAGACGTCAGCGTGGATCGCGTGTTTCTGGGCGGAGTCAACGTTTATCTGGATTCGGTCTTGCCAGGCTGGAGGCGACTCCCCGGGTGGATGACGTCGTGGCTGAACCGTCCGTCGATCATTCGCGGCCTGACAAAGTTCGGTGGCGGCACAGAAGCATCGAAACTCGGATCGCTGACCCTGGACATGCTCAAGGGCGACGCCGGGCCGCAGCGGCGTGAAATTCATGAATTCGTCAACTATCTGTGCGACGAACTGAAGCCAGATGTCATCATCTTCAGCAATGCGTTGCTGTCCGGAGTCCTCACCGAACTGCGGCCTCGGTTTAACGGCAGGATCCTATGCTTGCTGCAGGGCGACGACATCTTTCTGGAAGGACTGACGGCGAAGTGGAAGCCGCGAGTCATGAAACAGCTTCAGGCGAACTGCCAGCTGTTCGATGGCTTTCTGACTCACAGCCGCTTCTACCGCCATTTCATGGCGGGCTATCTGAACGTGCCGGTTGAAAAGTTCCGCCAGATACCGCTCAGTATCGATCCTGCCGACGTTGTGCCGCATCCGCCGCCGGAAACTGTCGATCGAGCAGCCTCAGTTGATCGCAAAATTCGCGTCGGCTTCTTTGCCAGAATCTGCCGTGAAAAAGGAGTGCAGAACTTTCTTACGGCGTCGAAGCACGTCCTGACCGAATTCCCCAATACCGAATTTGCGGTTGCAGGTTATCTTCCGGCAGAGTCGACACAGTGGTTCGAAGGATTGCTGGCAGAAGCATCGGCAGTCGCGCCAGGCCGTGTGCATTGGCTGGGAAGCCCGGCCGGACGCTCTGAGAAATTTCGTATCTACAGTAGCTTTGATTTGTTATGCGTGCCGACCGACTATCACGAACCGAAGGGCCTGTACGTGCTTGAAGCCGGACTCGCAGGAGTCCCTTCACTGCTACCGAATCACGGCGCGTTTCCGGAATTGGTAGAAGCGTTGGGCCACGGCACGTTGTACGACGCCACAACGGAATCGGGCCTCGTCGAAGGCTTGCAGCAGCACCTCGCGCGCACGCCGAACAATTCTGCCACACTGCCGCAGCGAGTTTACGCTGCGTTCGCCATGCAGGCCACGGCTGAGCAACTGGTTGAGACGATCCGCAGTCTTTAG
- a CDS encoding type B 50S ribosomal protein L31 has protein sequence MKKDIHPEYRDVIFQDTSNGTRFLMKSTIKCKENGTWDDGKDYPLFKVEITSASHPFYTGKMKFVDSAGRVEKFQKKYNWGKKNEETAK, from the coding sequence ATGAAAAAAGACATTCACCCGGAATACCGTGATGTCATCTTCCAGGACACATCCAACGGAACTCGGTTCCTGATGAAGTCGACCATCAAGTGCAAGGAAAACGGCACGTGGGACGACGGCAAGGACTACCCGCTGTTCAAGGTCGAAATCACGTCAGCTTCGCATCCGTTTTACACGGGTAAGATGAAGTTCGTCGACTCAGCCGGTCGCGTCGAGAAATTCCAGAAGAAGTACAACTGGGGCAAGAAGAACGAAGAGACCGCCAAGTAG
- a CDS encoding dihydrodipicolinate synthase family protein produces MTQQKLQGIFTPNLVPYSADGSVNEDELRRYVEWLIERGVHGLYPNGSTGEFTRFTPEERRRIVAVIADQARGRVPILAGAAEANVKETLAACEYYASLGIRAVAIVAPFYYKLSPASVYAYFKEIGDNTPIDVTLYNIPMFASPIDVPTLQRLSEECERIVAIKDSSGEVPHMIRMIQAVKPNRPDFAFLTGWDAALMPMLLVGCDGGTNASSGVVPELTRKLYDLTTSHQIEGARQIQYDLVKLFDTMIYSAEFPEGFRAAVNLRGFNMGHGRQPLSTEQRTDITALSNELQCMLAAHGFTDQPIGGCPIDANAGGGEAEVSAIVQQVVAELNRRGLM; encoded by the coding sequence ATGACCCAACAAAAACTTCAGGGCATCTTCACACCCAATCTCGTTCCGTATTCCGCTGACGGCAGTGTTAACGAAGACGAATTGCGCCGCTACGTCGAATGGTTGATCGAACGCGGTGTGCATGGCCTTTATCCCAACGGTTCGACTGGTGAATTCACTCGATTCACGCCTGAGGAACGCCGCCGCATCGTTGCGGTGATTGCCGACCAGGCTCGTGGGCGAGTTCCCATTCTGGCTGGAGCGGCCGAAGCCAACGTGAAGGAAACTCTGGCGGCCTGCGAATACTACGCGTCGCTGGGGATTCGAGCCGTCGCGATCGTCGCGCCGTTTTATTACAAGCTCAGCCCTGCCAGCGTGTATGCGTACTTCAAAGAGATCGGTGACAACACCCCGATTGACGTGACGCTGTACAATATTCCGATGTTCGCCAGCCCGATCGACGTACCCACGCTGCAACGCCTGTCGGAAGAATGCGAACGGATTGTGGCGATCAAAGATTCGTCCGGCGAAGTGCCGCACATGATTCGCATGATCCAGGCCGTGAAGCCCAATCGACCGGACTTTGCGTTTTTGACCGGCTGGGACGCGGCACTGATGCCCATGCTTCTGGTTGGCTGCGACGGCGGCACAAATGCCAGTTCCGGCGTTGTCCCGGAGCTCACACGCAAGCTGTACGATCTGACAACCAGCCATCAGATCGAAGGGGCTCGACAGATCCAGTACGACCTAGTCAAGCTGTTCGATACGATGATTTACTCGGCCGAATTCCCGGAAGGCTTTCGCGCTGCTGTGAATTTACGCGGTTTCAATATGGGACACGGGCGCCAGCCGCTTTCTACCGAACAGCGGACCGACATTACAGCACTCAGTAACGAATTGCAGTGCATGCTTGCCGCTCATGGCTTTACCGATCAGCCGATTGGGGGCTGTCCGATCGACGCCAATGCGGGCGGCGGTGAAGCAGAGGTTTCAGCCATCGTGCAACAGGTTGTGGCCGAACTCAACAGACGCGGCCTGATGTAA
- a CDS encoding YkgJ family cysteine cluster protein, which yields MRTQVKREELKDGEVLCQYCTGKCCRYFALPIETPTTWEDYDHIRWYMMHGSVSMFVDEGSWYIMVHADCEHLLPNNFCGAYETRPSICRKYTTDDCEYDNDAAHEKLFETPDQIWEYAHAVLPVRPRRTVDDPVSLPVIAG from the coding sequence ATGCGTACTCAGGTAAAACGAGAAGAACTGAAAGACGGCGAAGTTCTTTGCCAGTACTGTACCGGCAAATGCTGTCGCTATTTCGCATTGCCGATCGAAACGCCCACGACCTGGGAAGACTATGACCACATTCGGTGGTACATGATGCACGGTTCGGTCAGTATGTTTGTGGACGAAGGCAGTTGGTACATCATGGTCCACGCCGACTGCGAACATCTTCTCCCCAATAACTTCTGCGGCGCGTATGAAACTCGGCCGAGCATCTGCCGTAAGTACACCACGGACGACTGCGAATACGACAATGACGCAGCTCATGAAAAGCTGTTCGAAACGCCCGATCAAATCTGGGAGTACGCTCACGCCGTCCTGCCTGTCCGTCCACGCCGCACGGTGGACGACCCGGTCAGCCTGCCAGTTATTGCCGGGTAG
- the prmC gene encoding peptide chain release factor N(5)-glutamine methyltransferase — MTDSAASTDDVWTVQRILQWTTDFLEQKSVESPRLEAELLLAHARNCKRINLYTDFEAELSDDERTKMRDFVKRRAVHEPLAYITGRKEFYGRDFSVGAGVLVPRPETETLVDICLDHLPKDQPMRVCEIGFGSGCIAVTLAKQRPNATIVACDVSEAAEKFAAENVATYKVQSQVELVSGDGIAAIQAHTSEPFDGIVSNPPYIREDEFAALPVDVAEHEPREALVSGDDGLELIRRLIPDAVSILKPGGWMVLEVDPAQCETVAGLFREAGFESTKIHKDSFDQNRIVEARRPG; from the coding sequence ATGACCGATTCCGCCGCATCAACGGACGACGTGTGGACCGTGCAGAGAATTTTGCAATGGACGACCGACTTTCTTGAACAAAAATCGGTCGAATCGCCTCGTCTGGAAGCGGAACTTCTGCTGGCTCACGCCCGCAACTGCAAGCGGATCAACCTCTACACAGACTTCGAAGCCGAACTGTCCGACGACGAACGCACGAAGATGCGGGACTTTGTCAAACGCCGAGCCGTCCACGAGCCACTGGCGTACATTACAGGTCGGAAGGAATTCTACGGACGCGATTTTTCCGTCGGAGCGGGCGTGTTGGTGCCGCGTCCGGAAACCGAAACGCTGGTCGACATCTGTCTCGACCACCTGCCCAAAGATCAGCCGATGCGAGTCTGCGAAATCGGATTTGGCTCAGGCTGTATCGCAGTCACGTTGGCCAAACAGCGTCCCAACGCCACCATCGTGGCGTGCGATGTCTCAGAAGCGGCCGAAAAGTTTGCCGCAGAAAACGTTGCGACTTACAAAGTCCAATCGCAGGTGGAACTGGTCAGCGGAGATGGCATCGCTGCCATCCAGGCACACACCAGCGAACCGTTCGACGGGATTGTGAGCAACCCACCATACATTCGAGAAGACGAATTCGCGGCGCTTCCTGTCGATGTGGCCGAACACGAACCGCGCGAAGCGTTGGTGTCCGGCGATGATGGGCTTGAGCTTATTCGTCGGTTGATTCCGGACGCTGTTTCGATTCTGAAGCCCGGCGGCTGGATGGTGCTTGAGGTCGACCCGGCTCAGTGCGAAACGGTCGCTGGTTTGTTCCGGGAAGCAGGATTTGAGTCCACGAAAATTCACAAAGACAGCTTCGATCAAAACCGCATTGTTGAGGCTCGACGGCCGGGATAG
- a CDS encoding lysylphosphatidylglycerol synthase transmembrane domain-containing protein, producing MKRAIALIIGIAVSVFLFARSMAGTSMEGLRVAFQSANYLTLPLMLLLLFGFYWLKAMRWKWLLAPVCPLTTRQLFKPLLIGFAFNNLLPAHLGEFVRVFVVRTRHGIPASTVLSTVVLERIFDVVAILALFSLGLLFTDNMPQEYRDNALIFAGFCVIGVLCVAAYLIWTDWFLKLSETMMNWVLPKAISSKILEMLQAGAHGLHALKSGKAIFLIAVSSLVQWTLNGLIAYTALKAFHVPVTISAGMIITGVTAMGVTIPSTPGYFGVIQYCFRISMVAQGIPFDPSQVMAASVYYHMSMYIPVTLLGLYYMVSMKVKFSDITKAADTHELEEVAHAAADEEFADNPSAPAAQQVDGAS from the coding sequence ATGAAACGCGCAATCGCTCTGATTATTGGCATCGCCGTATCTGTCTTTTTGTTCGCCAGGTCCATGGCAGGGACGTCGATGGAGGGCCTAAGGGTCGCCTTCCAGAGCGCTAACTACCTGACTTTGCCTTTGATGCTGCTGTTGCTGTTCGGCTTCTACTGGCTGAAGGCAATGCGCTGGAAATGGCTGCTGGCTCCGGTTTGCCCGCTCACCACCAGGCAACTATTTAAGCCGCTGCTGATCGGCTTTGCTTTTAACAACCTGCTGCCCGCTCACCTGGGCGAATTTGTCCGCGTGTTCGTCGTGCGAACGCGACACGGCATTCCTGCAAGCACCGTGTTGTCGACGGTTGTGCTGGAACGCATTTTCGACGTCGTGGCGATATTGGCTTTGTTTAGCCTGGGCCTGCTGTTCACCGATAACATGCCGCAGGAATATCGCGACAACGCTCTGATCTTTGCCGGTTTTTGCGTGATCGGCGTGCTGTGCGTGGCGGCGTATCTGATCTGGACAGACTGGTTTCTGAAGTTGTCCGAAACCATGATGAACTGGGTGCTGCCGAAGGCGATCTCATCGAAGATCCTCGAAATGCTGCAGGCGGGAGCTCACGGACTGCACGCACTAAAAAGCGGCAAGGCAATCTTTCTGATCGCGGTCAGCTCGCTCGTGCAATGGACACTGAATGGCTTGATCGCATACACCGCATTGAAGGCGTTTCATGTCCCTGTGACGATATCAGCGGGAATGATCATTACGGGCGTCACGGCGATGGGAGTCACCATTCCATCGACTCCGGGCTACTTCGGAGTCATCCAATACTGTTTTCGCATCAGCATGGTGGCTCAGGGAATCCCGTTTGACCCATCGCAGGTCATGGCGGCCTCGGTGTATTACCACATGAGTATGTACATCCCGGTGACGCTGCTGGGACTGTACTACATGGTGTCGATGAAGGTGAAATTCTCCGACATCACCAAAGCCGCCGATACCCACGAACTGGAAGAAGTGGCTCATGCTGCGGCAGATGAAGAGTTCGCCGACAATCCGAGCGCACCGGCTGCACAACAAGTCGATGGCGCATCGTGA